One Shewanella sp. MR-4 DNA window includes the following coding sequences:
- a CDS encoding methyl-accepting chemotaxis protein, producing MFNSIRVKFSLMFAIMATALIVMAVTDAMQSRTTLKQMQEFSQLFNPAISAILNADRDLYQAQLSEEVLLRPDLSSDNRKSEIDNWQENVDQARDRMGEFKNYLQEHLEVIQSTSGFEAQFSLWYQASSEVINAVKNNNFELARQLHENKSKKEFKALRNIYNAAGEAADNRVKELDLQASEQATTQTQISVTIATLVAIVALVIAYFGPKIIVNAIQDITDRIKDIVDGDGNLTQRIPITRQDEIGELANAFNLFVAQLQQMVIAIISQTKDVSQTVENLATKSTTTIGISYEQEQFVDTIVTAVNEMSAAVREVASNALHTATEITKVNDQTIEGKNILTQSVNHIQQLSESVKQAVAVIEKLSVNSANIASVLDVIRSIAEQTNLLALNAAIEAARAGEQGRGFAVVADEVRTLASRTETSTQDIQRMIEELQRGVNDAVKSIESGASLTNSTVTLASQTQDALDEILNSTSKVSEMSTQTATATEEQTHVTEEINRNLTELSDKTRYCNTVIQETQQIVVNTQTICSNLQKEVSRFKVA from the coding sequence ATGTTTAATAGCATTAGAGTAAAGTTTTCGCTGATGTTTGCCATTATGGCGACAGCCTTGATTGTGATGGCCGTAACCGATGCGATGCAAAGCCGCACCACCCTCAAGCAAATGCAGGAGTTTAGCCAATTATTTAATCCTGCTATTTCGGCCATTCTCAACGCGGATCGGGACCTCTATCAGGCTCAACTGAGTGAAGAAGTACTCCTTCGACCCGATCTCAGCAGCGACAATCGCAAGAGTGAGATAGACAACTGGCAGGAAAACGTCGACCAAGCGCGTGATCGCATGGGGGAGTTTAAAAATTACCTGCAAGAGCATTTAGAAGTCATACAATCCACCAGTGGTTTTGAGGCGCAGTTTTCGCTCTGGTATCAAGCTTCATCGGAAGTCATCAACGCGGTAAAAAATAATAACTTTGAACTGGCAAGACAACTCCATGAAAACAAATCTAAAAAAGAGTTTAAGGCCCTAAGAAATATCTACAACGCCGCGGGAGAAGCTGCCGATAACCGCGTGAAAGAATTGGATTTACAGGCCTCAGAGCAGGCCACTACCCAAACCCAAATCTCAGTCACCATAGCCACCCTTGTCGCTATCGTAGCCCTAGTGATCGCCTACTTTGGTCCTAAAATTATTGTTAATGCCATCCAAGATATTACTGACAGGATCAAGGATATTGTCGATGGCGACGGAAACTTAACCCAGCGTATCCCCATCACCCGCCAAGATGAAATTGGTGAGCTGGCCAATGCCTTTAACTTGTTCGTTGCCCAACTGCAGCAAATGGTTATCGCGATTATCAGCCAGACCAAAGATGTCAGCCAAACCGTTGAAAACCTCGCGACAAAATCAACCACCACCATAGGCATCAGTTACGAGCAGGAACAGTTTGTCGATACCATAGTCACGGCGGTGAATGAGATGAGCGCCGCGGTGCGAGAGGTGGCCAGCAACGCCCTGCATACCGCCACCGAAATTACTAAAGTCAACGACCAAACCATTGAGGGTAAAAATATCCTCACTCAATCGGTTAACCATATTCAGCAACTGTCAGAGTCGGTGAAACAAGCCGTAGCGGTTATCGAAAAACTCTCAGTGAATTCCGCCAATATCGCCTCCGTATTGGATGTTATCCGCTCGATTGCAGAGCAAACTAACCTACTCGCCCTCAACGCCGCCATTGAGGCGGCCCGTGCGGGTGAGCAAGGACGGGGCTTTGCGGTGGTTGCCGATGAGGTGCGGACACTGGCGAGCCGCACCGAAACCTCGACCCAAGATATTCAGCGTATGATTGAAGAGTTACAACGGGGCGTGAATGATGCGGTTAAGAGCATTGAATCGGGCGCCAGCCTCACGAACTCGACCGTGACCCTCGCCAGTCAGACACAGGATGCTTTAGATGAGATCCTGAACTCCACCTCTAAGGTCAGTGAGATGTCGACACAAACCGCCACGGCCACCGAAGAGCAAACCCATGTAACCGAAGAAATCAATCGTAACTTGACCGAGTTGTCTGACAAGACCCGCTACTGCAATACCGTTATCCAAGAGACTCAGCAAATCGTCGTCAACACTCAAACCATTTGCAGCAATCTGCAAAAAGAAGTGTCACGCTTTAAAGTCGCTTAA
- a CDS encoding DMT family transporter, producing the protein MLYLFPLLAVVIWAGNAIVNKLSFGIIAPEAIAFYRWFFAMLVLTPFMLKPVWHKRKTIAPLLPKLATLAALGMVLNQSLAYFAAATTTATNMALINSLVPMMSLFLAVPLLKQKLTPLVFGGTVISLLGLVFMLSHGDMANLAIGVTQGDLLLLISAFVYALYGVLLKRWQLPISTWESVYIQGLIAVLMLTPLLFSAPSVAISSQAAPLILYAALGASLIAPWAWINGISKLGAEQTSIFFNLMPILAAILAAFILNETLAVYHYLGGALVIFGVMLVQVKPKLKPTAPIACTE; encoded by the coding sequence ATGCTGTATTTATTTCCCCTGCTCGCCGTCGTGATTTGGGCAGGCAACGCCATTGTTAACAAACTCTCCTTTGGGATTATCGCCCCCGAAGCGATAGCCTTTTATCGCTGGTTTTTTGCCATGCTAGTGTTAACGCCTTTTATGCTAAAACCCGTCTGGCACAAGCGTAAAACGATTGCACCATTACTGCCCAAACTCGCTACCTTAGCCGCCTTAGGCATGGTATTAAACCAAAGCCTTGCCTACTTTGCCGCGGCAACCACAACCGCTACCAATATGGCCTTAATCAACTCGCTGGTGCCTATGATGAGCCTGTTTTTGGCCGTGCCTTTACTCAAACAAAAACTGACCCCCTTGGTCTTTGGTGGCACTGTGATTTCGCTCTTGGGCTTAGTGTTTATGTTAAGCCACGGGGATATGGCCAATCTTGCCATAGGCGTAACCCAAGGGGATTTACTGTTACTCATCAGCGCCTTTGTGTACGCGCTTTACGGGGTATTGCTCAAACGCTGGCAATTACCGATATCGACGTGGGAGTCAGTGTATATTCAAGGGCTTATTGCGGTGTTGATGTTAACTCCACTGCTGTTTAGCGCGCCCAGTGTCGCCATTAGCAGCCAAGCCGCACCGTTAATACTCTATGCCGCTCTGGGCGCTTCACTCATTGCACCTTGGGCCTGGATTAATGGCATCAGCAAGTTGGGTGCTGAGCAAACCAGCATTTTCTTCAATTTGATGCCGATCCTCGCGGCTATCTTAGCCGCGTTCATTCTGAATGAAACCTTAGCCGTTTATCACTACTTAGGCGGCGCTCTGGTCATCTTTGGGGTGATGTTAGTGCAGGTAAAACCTAAGCTGAAACCCACAGCCCCCATCGCCTGCACCGAATAA
- a CDS encoding AraC family transcriptional regulator codes for MRPVYHPLRAEQAPVADIFFNYEAFLPNTITPKHSHAWGQLQLISGGIMELHAAGQRFLSPSQYAIWVPAGIEHESFTRRSIHYCSMNIVANRAGVFPEETCLLAVTPIAQAIVNDLRERQVRVAESEADKRLVEVLIDQLILGQAQPQFLPSSRDKLLQPILQQLELDPASQKSLKTWASELHTTERTLARRCQDSLGMSFTELRQRHQFIYSLQLLREGLAIKEVALTLGYNQTSPYIVMFKKYAQYSPEQYRRQLG; via the coding sequence ATGCGTCCCGTTTATCATCCGCTCAGGGCGGAACAAGCGCCTGTTGCCGATATTTTCTTTAACTATGAAGCTTTTCTCCCTAATACCATCACCCCAAAACACAGCCACGCTTGGGGGCAACTGCAGCTGATCAGTGGCGGTATTATGGAGCTGCATGCCGCTGGGCAGCGATTTTTATCGCCATCCCAATATGCGATTTGGGTGCCGGCGGGGATAGAACATGAGAGCTTTACTCGCCGCAGTATCCATTATTGCTCGATGAATATAGTGGCAAATCGTGCGGGTGTTTTTCCGGAGGAGACTTGCCTGCTGGCGGTCACCCCCATAGCACAGGCGATCGTGAACGATCTAAGGGAGCGGCAAGTCCGAGTGGCCGAGAGCGAAGCGGATAAACGTCTGGTTGAGGTGTTAATCGACCAGTTGATTTTAGGTCAGGCACAGCCGCAATTTTTACCCTCGAGTCGCGATAAATTATTACAGCCCATTTTGCAGCAACTCGAACTCGACCCCGCCAGCCAAAAGAGCCTTAAGACCTGGGCGAGTGAGCTGCATACCACAGAGCGCACTCTGGCTCGGCGTTGCCAAGACAGCCTTGGGATGAGTTTTACCGAGCTGCGACAGCGGCATCAGTTTATTTATTCGTTACAGCTATTACGTGAAGGATTGGCAATCAAGGAAGTGGCGCTGACCTTGGGCTATAACCAAACCTCACCTTATATAGTGATGTTTAAAAAATATGCCCAATATTCGCCTGAGCAATATCGCCGTCAACTGGGATAA
- a CDS encoding GreA/GreB family elongation factor, with amino-acid sequence MFYSFFSNLFQSFMLKTETYYLQNSFNASLRPTSLAAVIAKLDQLKSEETLDKVTVGREILLVNQHDQQEYRIELVYPPRHKPRAGRYSVISDLGVSLLGRTKGEYAEVNILGKPVLFIVKDIALCKK; translated from the coding sequence ATGTTTTATTCTTTTTTTAGCAACCTATTTCAGTCTTTTATGTTGAAAACGGAAACCTATTACCTACAAAACAGTTTTAATGCCTCACTGCGCCCGACCTCATTGGCGGCAGTAATTGCAAAACTGGATCAACTCAAAAGTGAAGAAACCCTAGATAAAGTGACGGTTGGACGAGAAATTTTACTGGTTAATCAACATGACCAGCAGGAATACCGCATCGAGCTGGTGTATCCACCTAGGCACAAACCCAGAGCAGGACGCTACTCGGTGATCTCCGATCTCGGTGTCAGCCTACTCGGACGCACTAAGGGCGAATATGCCGAAGTCAATATTCTAGGTAAACCCGTGTTGTTTATCGTGAAGGATATCGCCCTTTGTAAGAAATAA
- a CDS encoding O-acetylhomoserine aminocarboxypropyltransferase/cysteine synthase family protein — MKLESLALHHGYESEATTKAAAVPIYQTTSYTFDDTQHGADLFDLKVAGNIYTRIMNPTTSVLEQRLAAIEGGIGALALASGMAAITYAIQALTQVGDNIVSTSQLYGGTYNLFAHTLPRQGVEVRMAAFDDFEELDALIDAKTKALFCESIGNPAGNIVDLKRLAEIAHKHGVPLIVDNTVATPVLCRPFEHGADIVIHSLTKYIGGHGTTIGGVIIDSGKFDWVANKERFALLNQADPSYHGVVYTEAFGAAAFIGRCRVVPLRNTGAALSPHSAFLLLQGLETLSLRMERHCSNALALAEYLILHPSVSWVNYGALPSSPHRENCQKITGGKASGIISFGIKAATPEEGKIAGGKFIDALQMILRLVNIGDAKSLACHPASTTHRQLDANELARAGVSEDLIRISVGIEHIDDIIADVAQALEKALA; from the coding sequence ATGAAACTTGAATCACTGGCGTTACACCACGGATATGAATCAGAGGCGACCACGAAAGCCGCTGCGGTACCTATTTATCAAACCACTTCCTACACCTTCGATGATACCCAACATGGTGCTGATTTATTTGACTTAAAAGTCGCAGGCAATATCTACACGCGGATTATGAACCCGACGACCAGCGTGCTCGAGCAGCGGCTTGCAGCCATTGAAGGCGGCATAGGTGCACTCGCACTAGCCTCGGGAATGGCAGCCATTACCTATGCGATTCAAGCCCTTACTCAGGTGGGTGACAATATTGTCAGTACCAGCCAACTCTATGGCGGCACTTATAATCTGTTTGCCCATACGCTGCCGCGCCAAGGAGTCGAAGTGCGGATGGCAGCCTTCGATGACTTTGAAGAGCTCGATGCTTTAATCGATGCTAAGACCAAGGCGCTATTCTGTGAGTCCATCGGTAACCCTGCCGGCAATATTGTTGACCTTAAACGTTTAGCCGAGATAGCCCATAAACACGGCGTGCCTTTAATCGTCGATAACACTGTCGCCACCCCTGTTTTATGTCGCCCGTTTGAACATGGCGCCGATATCGTTATCCATTCATTAACCAAATATATTGGCGGCCATGGTACGACGATTGGCGGTGTGATTATTGACTCGGGCAAGTTCGATTGGGTGGCCAACAAAGAACGCTTTGCTCTGCTCAATCAAGCCGATCCTTCTTACCATGGCGTGGTTTATACCGAGGCCTTTGGCGCCGCAGCCTTTATTGGACGTTGCCGCGTGGTGCCACTGCGTAATACTGGGGCGGCGCTTTCACCCCACAGTGCATTTTTGCTGCTACAAGGGCTGGAAACTTTGAGCCTACGTATGGAGCGTCACTGCTCGAATGCCTTGGCATTGGCCGAATACTTGATACTGCACCCTTCGGTCAGTTGGGTGAATTACGGCGCTTTGCCGAGCAGCCCGCATCGTGAAAATTGCCAAAAAATCACCGGCGGTAAAGCCTCTGGGATCATCAGTTTCGGTATTAAAGCGGCCACTCCCGAGGAGGGGAAAATCGCTGGCGGCAAGTTTATCGACGCACTGCAGATGATTTTGCGCTTAGTGAACATTGGTGATGCCAAGTCGCTGGCTTGCCATCCAGCCAGCACCACCCACAGGCAGTTGGATGCGAATGAACTTGCGAGAGCCGGGGTGTCTGAGGACTTGATCCGAATTTCCGTTGGCATTGAACATATCGACGATATTATTGCCGATGTGGCGCAGGCGCTAGAAAAAGCCTTGGCTTAA
- a CDS encoding DUF2339 domain-containing protein, translating into MPLKDDVDQLKAELAQLKLQHLSQQSSLSRQLAEFSAKLDSISLQLEQQDNGPLTTPSTSVDDITAPFGTTIDSGDERVSQQSEELASHIQPQMPEVNSWQDDPWQRHAKAPSKAMHSPEDSQQDDSQKDKAFSQQAGLEVGVQAASQLETLLSQGVTAIMAPFAAISEQVKGFYQHYQAKGLGPVFLMTVAGIITLTLGFGYLLQYSINHWFSELGKALLGFGCANAIIAGGIFIRQKRAGMADFGSGIVGLGLILNYLCAYFIGPYFEIIPNSASFILLLLITLAGYGLSMRLDAKVIAVIALVGGSMAPMMLLSQSYAPLLYIPYLLLIGAGALAQSRKLHWPLLLEITAFLHIACIEAFSYFVDLPLTQWGGGAVLALVSINALFYLYGLYGFMVNPSTTSLSHRALVLPIALLAFVIFELTQFTPFAGEIFIANALICAGLYLKLKSRLTPSQSSLLLVFGGSFAAFAALYLLSHDFLGLVLILEALLLLWIGLKEKLISVRAEAYVLLLTGLMLNLYAVLTGFSFLGLGEQTPMAALGFPLLALALSAAALLFVIRQIGNDELLLSRLERQLSYLLKELLSGFYAATLLLAAFLVSSDYYVAIIPLVSLLLLYLSGKDKLMVSEFAAWLLLLPLLFTVVEGVTLTDSLSFSAQPLMAKLARIELFAALLLAHYWYRKHYPSSLFAQAAKQIQLGCYLLLPLMLLPKVMRSYWEFTAVALWLSSLFSLALAYVIKHKALEIETKILTWLAILTTASLCLFEVWQGLIALLIGVLVMGFVLLRYRKLAKPWASLLPLQWQLSPYYFALVLAVLVYGFNRVDVVAWSMTALALSGYFALLIQRRTQHGSVQTGLMAHIAIETQAAVRSSYSMAYGLCLGLALLPIMLHFELSLRLDLNNVLLILCELMALALLALLILRRGVAIRLHQRFLPLQWLKWGWHGLLALSYLTWSYTFDNIIAAPLSAILLVVHGSVLMFISLKPQHADMIRLAAGLFTLATLKVLLLDMASFELVQKVIAFMVIGVILLTVSYFYQKARNRLQEANQ; encoded by the coding sequence ATGCCGTTAAAGGATGACGTTGACCAACTCAAGGCAGAATTGGCGCAGTTAAAACTGCAGCACCTGTCGCAGCAATCTTCACTCAGCCGCCAACTGGCAGAATTCTCGGCCAAGCTCGACAGCATCAGTCTTCAGCTTGAGCAGCAAGACAATGGCCCTCTCACCACCCCATCCACGAGTGTGGACGATATCACGGCGCCATTCGGCACGACGATTGATTCAGGGGATGAGCGCGTTTCGCAGCAATCTGAAGAACTGGCCTCCCATATCCAGCCACAAATGCCCGAAGTTAATTCTTGGCAAGACGATCCTTGGCAGCGCCACGCAAAGGCTCCCTCAAAAGCCATGCATTCACCTGAGGATTCGCAGCAGGATGATTCGCAGAAAGATAAGGCCTTTTCTCAGCAAGCCGGACTTGAAGTGGGTGTGCAGGCCGCAAGTCAGTTAGAGACCTTATTATCCCAAGGCGTTACCGCCATCATGGCGCCATTTGCGGCCATCTCTGAACAGGTCAAAGGCTTCTATCAACATTATCAAGCCAAGGGCTTAGGCCCAGTGTTTTTAATGACGGTTGCGGGCATCATCACCCTGACCCTAGGCTTTGGTTATCTATTGCAATATTCCATCAATCATTGGTTTTCTGAACTCGGTAAAGCCCTGCTGGGTTTTGGCTGCGCCAATGCGATTATTGCGGGCGGGATTTTTATCCGCCAAAAAAGGGCGGGCATGGCCGACTTTGGCTCTGGAATTGTCGGATTAGGCCTCATCCTAAACTATCTCTGCGCCTATTTTATTGGCCCCTACTTTGAGATTATCCCCAATAGTGCCAGCTTTATCCTGCTGCTATTGATTACTTTAGCGGGCTATGGCCTGTCGATGCGACTCGATGCCAAGGTCATTGCCGTCATTGCCTTAGTCGGCGGCTCGATGGCACCTATGATGCTGCTATCCCAAAGCTATGCGCCGTTACTGTATATTCCCTATCTGCTACTGATTGGTGCGGGCGCCCTCGCCCAAAGCCGTAAATTACACTGGCCATTACTGCTGGAAATCACCGCATTCCTGCATATCGCCTGCATCGAAGCCTTCAGCTATTTTGTCGATTTACCGCTCACCCAATGGGGTGGCGGCGCAGTGCTAGCCCTAGTAAGCATTAACGCATTGTTTTATCTCTATGGTCTATATGGGTTTATGGTGAATCCTTCAACGACCTCACTCAGCCATAGAGCCCTAGTTCTACCGATAGCCCTGCTGGCCTTTGTAATCTTCGAACTCACCCAATTTACGCCATTTGCCGGGGAGATTTTTATCGCCAACGCACTCATCTGTGCGGGCTTATACCTTAAGCTCAAGTCTCGACTCACCCCGTCCCAGAGCAGTCTCTTATTAGTCTTTGGCGGTAGTTTTGCCGCTTTTGCCGCCCTTTATCTATTAAGCCATGATTTCCTAGGATTAGTGCTTATCCTCGAAGCATTGCTCCTGCTCTGGATTGGCCTTAAGGAGAAACTGATTTCGGTGCGCGCCGAAGCCTATGTGTTATTACTGACAGGGCTGATGCTCAATTTATATGCGGTGCTGACAGGTTTTTCCTTTCTCGGACTTGGCGAGCAAACGCCCATGGCGGCACTTGGGTTCCCGCTGCTCGCCTTAGCCTTAAGCGCGGCGGCCCTGCTATTTGTTATCCGCCAAATAGGCAATGATGAGTTGCTACTGTCACGGCTCGAGCGGCAACTGAGCTATTTACTCAAAGAGTTACTCAGCGGTTTTTATGCGGCGACCCTTTTGCTGGCGGCTTTCCTTGTCAGCAGCGATTATTATGTCGCCATCATCCCGCTCGTGAGTCTATTGCTCTTGTATTTAAGTGGTAAAGACAAGTTGATGGTCAGCGAGTTTGCCGCTTGGCTATTGCTGCTGCCACTCTTGTTTACTGTGGTTGAAGGCGTGACCCTTACTGACAGCCTGAGCTTTAGTGCGCAACCACTGATGGCCAAGCTGGCACGCATCGAATTGTTCGCCGCCCTGCTACTGGCCCACTATTGGTATCGTAAGCATTATCCAAGTTCGCTGTTCGCCCAAGCCGCCAAGCAAATACAACTCGGCTGTTATCTGCTACTGCCGCTGATGTTATTGCCTAAGGTAATGCGCAGTTATTGGGAATTTACCGCGGTTGCACTCTGGCTCAGCAGTTTGTTCAGCCTCGCCCTTGCCTATGTTATCAAGCATAAAGCCCTTGAAATTGAAACCAAGATTTTGACTTGGCTGGCGATACTCACCACCGCCAGTTTGTGCCTGTTTGAAGTTTGGCAAGGGCTTATCGCACTGCTAATTGGCGTCCTAGTCATGGGCTTTGTACTGCTGCGTTATCGCAAGCTTGCCAAACCTTGGGCATCACTGCTACCCCTGCAATGGCAACTTAGCCCTTATTATTTCGCGCTAGTGCTGGCCGTATTAGTCTATGGATTTAACCGCGTCGATGTTGTGGCATGGTCGATGACGGCTTTAGCCCTGAGTGGCTACTTTGCCCTCTTGATCCAAAGACGCACCCAACATGGCTCAGTGCAAACGGGATTGATGGCGCACATAGCCATAGAAACCCAAGCCGCGGTGCGCTCAAGCTACAGCATGGCCTACGGGCTGTGTCTGGGGCTCGCGCTATTGCCGATAATGCTGCACTTTGAGTTGTCGCTAAGACTCGATCTGAATAACGTGTTATTAATCCTCTGTGAATTGATGGCATTAGCCCTGCTCGCGCTACTTATCTTACGCCGCGGCGTCGCTATTCGTTTGCATCAGCGCTTCTTACCGCTGCAGTGGCTCAAATGGGGCTGGCACGGGTTGCTCGCACTGAGTTATCTCACCTGGAGTTATACGTTCGATAACATTATTGCCGCACCACTCAGTGCCATTCTGCTCGTCGTGCATGGCAGCGTGTTGATGTTTATCAGCCTAAAACCCCAGCATGCGGATATGATCCGCCTCGCCGCCGGACTCTTTACCTTAGCCACACTCAAAGTGTTATTGCTGGATATGGCATCCTTCGAGCTAGTACAAAAGGTTATCGCCTTTATGGTGATTGGGGTGATCTTACTGACCGTATCTTACTTCTATCAAAAGGCGCGTAATCGCCTACAAGAAGCAAACCAATAA
- a CDS encoding methyltransferase, whose amino-acid sequence MTTQFSVAGIELELFRYPASQESNLQAWDAADEHLINTLVEGGQTAVPTAIINDNFGALSCALSRLTPDWPLNVETDARTSFLGAEQNHLRNQLPMDNLTWFTSRDALPGDLALVLMKLPKNLTYFAHQLMRLSQVLPAGCKVLVGAKAKSINASLLEVFAKYLGPASASLAWKKTRVITCISDGKPRALPKEITWDIPEFNLHISNLSNVFAANKLDIGARIMLDNLPQGDFKTIVDLGCGNGVLGLRAAQLYPNANIHFIDDSEMAVASAKANWANNQLPAEKGHFHWDDCMTHLPDGVEPDLVLCNPPFHQGEAITDHIAWQMFLDARRRLKNGGILHIVGNRHLAYHVKLQRLFKNCTTVASNGKFVILQAQR is encoded by the coding sequence ATGACGACACAATTTTCAGTGGCAGGGATTGAGCTTGAACTATTTCGCTACCCCGCTTCGCAGGAATCCAATCTCCAAGCTTGGGATGCGGCAGACGAGCATTTGATTAACACCCTAGTCGAAGGCGGACAAACCGCTGTGCCAACGGCCATTATCAACGACAACTTTGGCGCCTTAAGTTGTGCCCTATCTCGGCTCACTCCCGATTGGCCACTGAATGTCGAAACCGATGCCAGAACCAGTTTTTTAGGTGCAGAGCAAAATCATCTTCGCAATCAGTTACCTATGGATAACCTCACCTGGTTTACCAGTCGCGATGCCTTGCCAGGCGATCTCGCCCTCGTATTGATGAAGCTGCCTAAAAACCTCACTTACTTTGCCCACCAGCTGATGCGCTTATCTCAAGTGTTGCCCGCGGGCTGTAAAGTGTTGGTTGGTGCAAAAGCCAAGTCAATCAACGCCAGCTTATTGGAAGTCTTTGCCAAATACTTAGGGCCAGCGAGCGCCAGCCTCGCGTGGAAGAAAACCCGCGTCATCACCTGTATTAGCGATGGTAAGCCACGTGCCTTGCCAAAGGAAATCACTTGGGATATTCCCGAATTTAATCTCCACATCAGTAATTTAAGCAATGTGTTTGCCGCCAATAAACTCGATATCGGCGCACGCATTATGTTGGATAACCTCCCTCAGGGCGATTTTAAAACAATTGTCGACCTAGGTTGTGGTAATGGCGTGCTCGGTCTGCGTGCCGCCCAGTTATACCCAAATGCCAATATCCATTTTATTGATGATTCCGAAATGGCGGTGGCCTCGGCAAAAGCCAATTGGGCAAACAACCAACTCCCCGCTGAAAAAGGCCATTTTCATTGGGATGATTGCATGACCCATTTACCCGATGGAGTCGAACCCGATTTAGTACTCTGCAACCCGCCCTTCCATCAGGGCGAGGCGATTACCGATCACATTGCTTGGCAGATGTTTTTAGACGCGCGTCGCCGACTCAAAAATGGCGGCATTTTACATATAGTGGGTAATCGCCATTTGGCTTACCACGTGAAATTGCAGCGTTTATTTAAAAACTGCACTACTGTTGCCTCCAACGGCAAATTTGTGATCCTGCAAGCGCAGAGATAA
- a CDS encoding alpha-ketoglutarate-dependent dioxygenase AlkB family protein yields the protein MKQADLGLEPEVNIEAARGSSRAHRQDAAQVEPPITLIRDYLNVAQQHALLKEAESYPLSRPQIQVFGEYHAIPRLQVWYGDTGCDYLYSGLFIRALPWPKYLQKLRDKLQRDFGLGSNGVLVNRYADGQDCMGAHSDDEPEIASGSDIASISLGASRDFVIKHKHSRVKYTINLHSGDLLIMHWPMQQDWLHSMPKRLTVKEPRWNYTFRQLIVNYHG from the coding sequence ATGAAACAAGCCGATTTAGGGCTCGAGCCTGAGGTCAATATTGAAGCTGCTAGAGGAAGCTCTCGTGCTCATCGCCAAGATGCGGCACAGGTCGAGCCGCCTATCACCTTAATTAGGGATTATTTGAATGTGGCGCAGCAACATGCCTTACTCAAGGAGGCCGAATCTTACCCGCTGAGTCGCCCACAAATTCAAGTGTTTGGGGAATATCATGCCATTCCAAGGCTGCAGGTTTGGTATGGCGATACGGGATGCGACTACTTATATTCAGGGCTATTTATTCGTGCTCTGCCTTGGCCTAAGTATTTGCAAAAATTGCGCGACAAACTGCAGCGGGATTTTGGCCTAGGCAGCAATGGCGTGTTAGTGAATCGTTATGCCGATGGTCAAGATTGCATGGGCGCCCACAGCGATGATGAGCCCGAGATTGCAAGCGGCAGTGATATCGCCTCTATCAGCCTTGGTGCCTCGCGGGATTTTGTGATTAAACATAAACACAGCAGGGTGAAATACACTATTAACCTGCACAGTGGTGACTTACTGATTATGCACTGGCCAATGCAGCAAGATTGGTTACACAGCATGCCTAAGCGCTTAACGGTTAAGGAACCCCGCTGGAACTACACCTTTAGGCAATTGATTGTTAATTATCATGGCTGA
- a CDS encoding BolA family protein yields the protein MSNTHAQGTVAQTIDKKLTESFSPTHLEVLNESHRHHVPPNSETHFKVVVVSDEFEGLRLLARHRLVNNCLADELANGVHALSIHTFTQSEWAKDVEVPKTPNCRG from the coding sequence ATGTCCAATACCCATGCGCAGGGCACAGTGGCACAGACCATTGATAAGAAGCTGACCGAAAGCTTCTCGCCAACTCATTTAGAAGTCCTTAACGAAAGCCATCGTCACCATGTTCCGCCAAATTCAGAGACTCACTTTAAAGTGGTTGTCGTCAGTGATGAATTTGAAGGCCTTCGCTTACTTGCCCGCCATCGTTTGGTAAACAATTGTTTAGCCGATGAATTAGCAAACGGTGTGCATGCACTTTCTATCCATACCTTCACTCAGAGTGAATGGGCTAAGGATGTTGAAGTGCCTAAAACGCCAAATTGTCGCGGTTAA